A stretch of the Candidatus Hydrogenedentota bacterium genome encodes the following:
- a CDS encoding DUF58 domain-containing protein has protein sequence MADGAKTESKALLDAEFVRRLERLAIAAKRVQLGRAKGERKSKRKGSSVEFADYRDYVQGDDLRHVDWNIYGRLDALYLKLFQEQEDLTVHILIDASQSMAYGQPAKIEFSAKLAAAIGYVGLIGYDRVSVEAFAGPRRQILRPVRGKGNASRLFSFLSGLSVGGETELEDSCKSYVLRHRAKGVAILLSDFFDPEGFEGALRRLLQSACDVYAVHVLARQEIEPDVTGDLKLLDSETNAYTEISVSPALLKRYRQNVDGFCDTIRRHCLARDIGYMFAPSDTPLDKLLLEVFRRGGMLR, from the coding sequence GTGGCAGACGGAGCCAAGACCGAATCGAAGGCGCTTCTAGACGCTGAATTCGTGCGCCGGCTCGAGCGTCTCGCCATTGCCGCGAAACGCGTCCAGCTCGGGCGGGCCAAAGGGGAGCGGAAGAGCAAGCGCAAAGGAAGCAGCGTCGAGTTCGCCGACTACCGTGACTATGTACAAGGCGACGACCTGCGGCATGTTGACTGGAACATTTACGGACGCCTCGACGCCCTCTACCTCAAGCTGTTCCAGGAGCAGGAGGACCTGACCGTCCACATCCTCATCGACGCCAGCCAGTCGATGGCCTATGGCCAGCCCGCCAAGATCGAGTTCTCCGCGAAACTCGCCGCGGCCATTGGATACGTGGGCTTGATAGGCTATGACCGGGTGTCGGTCGAGGCTTTTGCGGGTCCTCGCCGCCAAATCCTGCGCCCTGTCCGGGGAAAAGGGAACGCCAGCCGTCTTTTCTCGTTTCTGAGCGGACTCTCCGTGGGGGGTGAAACGGAACTGGAAGACTCGTGCAAGTCCTACGTGCTCCGGCACCGCGCCAAGGGCGTGGCTATCCTGCTATCCGACTTCTTCGACCCGGAGGGGTTCGAGGGGGCGCTGCGGCGGCTCCTCCAGTCCGCGTGCGACGTGTACGCGGTCCATGTCCTCGCGCGCCAGGAGATCGAGCCGGACGTGACGGGCGATCTCAAGCTGCTCGACTCTGAAACAAACGCATACACCGAGATATCGGTCAGCCCCGCCCTGCTGAAGCGGTACCGGCAGAATGTTGATGGCTTCTGCGACACCATCCGGCGGCACTGCCTCGCACGGGACATCGGCTACATGTTTGCGCCTTCGGATACGCCTCTGGACAAGCTTCTCCTCGAGGTTTTCCGGCGCGGAGGGATGCTCCGATGA
- a CDS encoding MoxR family ATPase translates to MSNPEMAAAQFRDDFQRLHDEIAKVIVGSEHVIDGVLTCLFAGGHCLLEGVPGLGKTLLVRTLSQSLSLQFSRIQFTPDLMPADIIGTNIVVEDEAGNREFRFRQGPIFANIVLADEINRATPKTQSALLEAMQEHTVSVARTSHRLEEPFFVMATQNPIEMEGTYTLPEAQLDRFFFKLLVTFPTGDDLGMILDRTTQREMPHGERVMDAARLTGWAGLVRDVPVAPQITSYVVRLVTATHPESPDAPEIVKQYVRYGSSPRGAQALLLAGKVNALRAGRFNVSFSDIQKTAHSSLRHRILLNFEAEADGVSPDQLVDTLLKAVDTKAKVA, encoded by the coding sequence ATGAGCAATCCAGAGATGGCGGCAGCACAGTTTCGCGACGATTTTCAGCGGCTGCACGACGAGATCGCCAAAGTCATCGTGGGCAGCGAACACGTGATAGACGGCGTATTGACCTGCCTGTTCGCGGGGGGGCACTGCCTCCTTGAGGGTGTGCCCGGACTGGGGAAGACGCTCCTTGTCAGAACCTTGAGCCAGTCCCTCAGCCTGCAGTTCTCACGCATTCAGTTCACCCCCGACCTGATGCCGGCCGACATTATCGGCACCAACATCGTCGTTGAAGACGAGGCCGGCAACCGGGAATTCCGGTTCCGGCAGGGGCCTATCTTCGCCAACATCGTCCTCGCGGATGAGATAAACCGGGCAACCCCCAAGACACAGTCAGCGCTTCTCGAGGCGATGCAGGAGCACACGGTTTCCGTCGCGCGCACGAGTCATCGTCTCGAGGAACCGTTCTTCGTGATGGCAACCCAAAACCCAATCGAGATGGAGGGCACCTACACGCTTCCTGAGGCTCAGTTGGACCGGTTCTTCTTCAAACTGCTGGTGACATTCCCGACGGGCGATGACCTGGGGATGATCCTGGACCGTACAACACAGCGCGAGATGCCTCATGGAGAAAGGGTGATGGACGCGGCGCGCCTGACGGGGTGGGCCGGCCTTGTCCGCGATGTTCCGGTGGCGCCTCAGATAACTTCTTACGTCGTGCGCCTGGTTACCGCAACCCATCCCGAGAGCCCCGATGCGCCCGAGATCGTCAAGCAGTATGTGCGGTACGGGTCAAGTCCCCGCGGCGCGCAGGCGCTATTGTTGGCAGGGAAAGTCAACGCCCTCCGGGCGGGGCGATTCAATGTGAGTTTCAGCGATATACAGAAGACCGCCCACTCGTCCTTGCGACATCGCATACTGCTGAATTTCGAAGCCGAGGCAGACGGCGTATCGCCGGACCAGCTCGTGGATACCCTCTTGAAAGCCGTAGACACTAAAGCAAAGGTAGCCTGA
- a CDS encoding VWA domain-containing protein, with product MDVTPRFIFPWVLVLLVLVPWTAWIALRMRSLSRTRKWIALTLRCLILTALIAALAGAELVRTNDKLAVFFLLDQSNSIVEEFRQAAVDAVKQTCETFMGQNDEAGVIVFGEQPSIEHKIEARLRLEQVRSYVGGEQTDIAAAVRLAMAAFPQGHMKRMVLYTDGNETVGAALEEIKLARAAGIEVNVAPLETGESPEVRVREVNVPSRVNTEEPFKLQVIVESDQDCDAILRVYQRVQQGKRLLQSADVTLQQGDNAFLLPQELNQQGFYEYEATIESAADTVNANNVGRAFTVIQGEPRVLYLEADPEHSTRLGQALVAEGLHVVTADLGSFPTSLAGFQDFDVVILSNVSSTDLTTEQIRSLEAMVRDLGIGLVMIGGPDSFGAGGYYDSAVERALPVNMDIKERKVMPRGALVLIMHTCEIPEGNAWAREIGIASLNVLASQDLMGTLAYKWDGTDDWLFPLQPVGDKRRMQAALTNPQIGDMPATGPGLQMAYDALVVADAAAKRVVIISDGDAQQPPRALLKNLADAKITVSTVCISPHSLSDQQSLQVVAQATGGEYYLVQNPTNLPQIFTKEAATVKRGLLVEKEFVPQAQYASEILRGVLDNGLPPLRGYVVTVPKENASVPLVSDEADPILAHWRYGLGKSVAFTSDVTTRWAPNWMQWEEFNRFWAQAVRWATRDTAPTTFQVNVRAEGGWGHVRIDAVDEQGRFVNFLRPRGAVTGPGPDFSHSEINLAQTGPGIYEGMFPVDEHGVYMVNLVYTRQDGSQGMLPAGLALGYSPEYEYHTSNMPLLEEMAAEGGGNLVSPGDNPFLHNLEASATITPVWHYLVAFAVCLFPVEIFVRRVVVDFLAPLAWLAALLRRVPGIRRMVPAQGTRLRPLTGAYGAMRQVSKTFVYSVEGTGVLDNVPAVRERLEAAAAAQVSAAEKAGQQRGSTEYTAQLLAAKDRALDKRARKSRSDETGENK from the coding sequence GTGGATGTAACCCCCCGGTTCATATTCCCGTGGGTATTGGTCCTGCTCGTTCTGGTGCCGTGGACCGCGTGGATAGCCTTGCGAATGCGGTCGCTGTCTCGAACGCGAAAATGGATTGCGCTCACGCTTCGCTGTCTGATCCTGACTGCGTTGATCGCGGCCCTTGCGGGGGCAGAACTGGTTCGTACCAACGACAAACTGGCGGTGTTCTTTCTGCTCGACCAATCCAACAGCATCGTCGAGGAATTCCGCCAGGCGGCCGTGGATGCCGTCAAACAGACCTGTGAGACCTTCATGGGGCAAAATGACGAAGCGGGCGTCATTGTGTTCGGAGAACAACCGAGCATCGAGCACAAGATCGAGGCGCGCCTTCGCCTGGAACAAGTGCGCTCGTATGTCGGAGGAGAGCAGACCGACATCGCCGCGGCGGTGCGCCTTGCCATGGCCGCTTTCCCACAGGGCCACATGAAGCGAATGGTCCTGTACACGGACGGCAACGAGACTGTCGGCGCCGCGTTGGAAGAGATAAAACTCGCGCGGGCGGCGGGCATCGAAGTGAATGTCGCGCCGCTCGAGACGGGGGAATCCCCGGAAGTGCGGGTCCGTGAGGTAAACGTTCCATCCCGCGTGAACACCGAAGAACCGTTCAAGTTGCAGGTGATTGTCGAGTCGGACCAAGACTGCGATGCAATCCTGCGCGTGTACCAGCGCGTCCAGCAGGGAAAACGGTTGCTGCAGTCCGCGGACGTGACCTTGCAGCAGGGCGATAACGCTTTCCTGTTGCCCCAGGAATTGAATCAGCAAGGGTTTTACGAATACGAAGCGACGATCGAATCCGCCGCCGACACCGTGAATGCTAACAATGTCGGGCGCGCGTTCACGGTCATCCAGGGAGAGCCTCGAGTCTTGTATCTCGAGGCAGATCCTGAGCACAGCACGCGGCTGGGACAAGCTCTTGTTGCCGAGGGGCTGCACGTCGTGACCGCGGACCTGGGGAGTTTCCCGACCTCTCTGGCGGGGTTCCAGGATTTCGACGTGGTGATACTCTCGAATGTAAGCAGCACAGACCTGACCACCGAGCAAATCCGATCGCTGGAAGCCATGGTGCGCGACCTCGGAATCGGGCTCGTGATGATTGGAGGACCGGACAGTTTCGGCGCCGGGGGGTACTACGACAGTGCGGTCGAGCGCGCGCTGCCGGTCAACATGGACATCAAAGAACGGAAGGTCATGCCGCGCGGGGCCCTGGTGTTGATCATGCACACCTGCGAGATTCCGGAGGGCAATGCCTGGGCACGAGAGATCGGCATCGCCTCGCTGAACGTCTTGGCCTCACAAGACCTCATGGGAACCCTGGCCTATAAATGGGACGGAACGGACGACTGGCTTTTTCCCCTGCAACCCGTGGGCGACAAGCGGCGTATGCAGGCGGCGCTCACCAATCCGCAAATAGGCGATATGCCTGCCACGGGACCGGGCCTCCAAATGGCGTACGACGCGCTGGTTGTGGCCGACGCCGCGGCAAAACGCGTGGTTATCATCTCGGATGGCGATGCCCAGCAGCCTCCGCGCGCGCTGCTCAAGAATCTGGCGGACGCCAAGATTACCGTGAGCACGGTCTGCATCAGTCCGCACAGCTTGAGCGACCAACAGTCGCTGCAAGTGGTTGCCCAAGCCACGGGCGGCGAGTATTACCTGGTGCAGAATCCAACCAACCTCCCTCAGATTTTCACCAAGGAGGCCGCCACCGTGAAACGCGGCCTCCTCGTCGAGAAAGAGTTCGTCCCCCAAGCCCAATACGCCTCGGAAATTCTCCGGGGCGTGCTGGATAACGGATTGCCGCCGTTGCGCGGATATGTGGTGACCGTCCCCAAAGAGAACGCGTCGGTGCCGCTGGTTTCCGATGAGGCCGACCCTATCCTGGCGCATTGGCGGTACGGGCTGGGCAAGTCGGTGGCGTTTACCTCCGACGTGACAACGCGCTGGGCCCCCAACTGGATGCAGTGGGAGGAGTTCAACCGTTTCTGGGCGCAAGCGGTGCGCTGGGCGACACGGGACACCGCTCCGACAACGTTCCAGGTCAATGTGCGCGCAGAGGGGGGATGGGGGCATGTCCGGATCGACGCCGTAGACGAGCAAGGGCGTTTCGTCAACTTCCTGAGGCCTCGAGGGGCGGTCACTGGGCCCGGTCCGGATTTCAGCCACAGCGAGATCAACCTGGCCCAAACTGGTCCTGGCATCTACGAAGGCATGTTCCCCGTCGATGAACATGGGGTGTACATGGTAAACCTGGTGTATACCAGACAAGACGGCAGCCAGGGGATGCTGCCTGCCGGGCTGGCACTCGGGTATTCCCCCGAGTACGAATACCACACCTCCAACATGCCGCTCCTGGAAGAAATGGCAGCCGAAGGCGGCGGAAACCTCGTGTCTCCGGGCGACAATCCGTTTCTTCACAATCTGGAAGCGTCAGCAACGATCACGCCCGTCTGGCACTATCTTGTGGCGTTCGCGGTTTGCCTGTTTCCTGTCGAGATCTTCGTGCGGCGGGTCGTGGTCGATTTTCTGGCGCCGCTCGCATGGCTGGCCGCCCTATTGCGGCGGGTTCCCGGCATCCGGCGCATGGTGCCCGCGCAGGGAACGCGTCTGCGCCCGCTTACCGGCGCCTATGGCGCCATGAGACAAGTCTCGAAGACATTCGTCTATTCCGTGGAAGGAACCGGCGTGCTGGACAATGTCCCTGCGGTCCGGGAACGGCTGGAAGCCGCTGCGGCAGCCCAGGTCAGCGCCGCGGAAAAGGCGGGACAACAACGCGGAAGCACCGAATATACCGCGCAACTACTGGCAGCGAAAGATCGCGCTCTCGACAAACGGGCGCGGAAATCGCGGTCCGATGAGACCGGGGAGAACAAATGA
- a CDS encoding class I SAM-dependent methyltransferase — protein MAKARQITLEHDLEWGTFMDPSHLTEDQRNEIRGQKRAVWAQEGAGNHYFHLVHQNEPVVRLRNLTETGFVLQHALGPKNLDAGAGTGRFTFPLLGADYQVMALDISRDMLGRGKAYAREERKAFPCVQGELERLPFSDGIFDSVVSMTVLRHFPQW, from the coding sequence ATGGCGAAAGCAAGGCAGATCACTTTAGAACACGACCTCGAATGGGGGACATTCATGGACCCGTCCCATCTCACGGAAGACCAGCGCAACGAGATCCGGGGACAGAAGCGGGCCGTGTGGGCGCAGGAGGGCGCCGGAAATCATTACTTTCATCTCGTGCACCAGAACGAGCCCGTAGTCCGCTTGAGGAACCTCACGGAAACAGGATTTGTCCTGCAGCATGCCTTGGGCCCCAAGAACCTGGACGCCGGGGCAGGCACCGGCCGCTTCACATTTCCCCTGCTAGGGGCGGACTACCAAGTCATGGCTCTGGATATCTCACGCGATATGCTGGGCCGCGGGAAAGCGTACGCTCGAGAGGAGAGGAAAGCGTTTCCCTGTGTCCAAGGCGAGCTCGAGCGGCTGCCATTCAGCGACGGCATTTTCGACAGCGTCGTTTCAATGACCGTGCTTCGCCATTTCCCCCAGTGGTAG
- a CDS encoding lipopolysaccharide kinase InaA family protein produces the protein MHMHTFMQASDNTICDRRGNAIIHHRKDISCETLLTAISAEGAVLKASSRYVTRRVDGLVVKACSGGAVRGLLKRTLRRNRFRRGWLASLYLEQQGVSVPRAHGLIETERWGFVTASYLVMDYLDQTSNVERFAAEMVQEGATENQIRDFLRDLALAIDTLREVGVFHRDLSGKNILTRDGKTFFFVDLESVVPVKRYTPRMRYKNHVQLYDSFCDFLGDDVLEPFLSLMLPEDQDYATWSKIVRQGQTARRSRQIAAWRKQGRSL, from the coding sequence ATGCACATGCACACATTCATGCAGGCTTCCGACAACACAATATGTGACCGGCGCGGTAATGCCATCATCCATCACCGAAAGGACATATCGTGTGAAACCCTGTTGACGGCCATTTCAGCCGAGGGCGCCGTCTTGAAGGCCTCGTCAAGATATGTCACGCGCCGTGTGGATGGTCTGGTCGTGAAGGCCTGTTCAGGGGGGGCGGTCCGGGGCTTATTGAAGCGTACGCTGCGCCGCAACCGGTTCCGGCGCGGCTGGCTGGCCAGCCTCTACCTCGAACAGCAGGGCGTCAGCGTTCCCCGCGCCCATGGACTGATCGAGACGGAACGCTGGGGCTTCGTCACGGCAAGCTACCTGGTTATGGATTACCTTGACCAAACCAGCAACGTCGAGCGCTTTGCCGCGGAAATGGTCCAGGAGGGGGCTACGGAGAACCAGATTCGAGATTTTCTCAGAGACTTGGCTCTGGCCATTGACACCCTTCGCGAGGTCGGGGTATTTCATCGGGACCTCTCGGGGAAAAACATCTTGACGCGGGATGGCAAAACGTTCTTTTTTGTTGACTTGGAAAGCGTCGTCCCCGTAAAACGCTACACGCCCAGGATGCGGTACAAGAACCATGTACAGCTGTACGACTCGTTTTGCGATTTCCTGGGGGATGATGTGCTTGAGCCGTTCTTGTCCCTGATGCTGCCCGAGGACCAGGATTACGCCACATGGTCCAAGATTGTCCGCCAAGGTCAGACCGCCCGGCGTTCCCGGCAGATTGCGGCATGGCGAAAGCAAGGCAGATCACTTTAG
- a CDS encoding lipopolysaccharide kinase InaA family protein produces the protein MLEGYEFVCGDGKSGLLRGEFAGLVKDALLSGTGTAPDNASGRGTVYRFPLPRGSALVREYRRGGLLRYVNRDAYLTNRPLAELRIVDYLWRQDFPVPEPLGICWWRRCGLLRGRIATMALDALHLQDCLLTGSEPSSATLKKIGETIRRMHDLGVWHADLQVRNILVSGGRPFLIDFDKARKTKHLSSYARAANLFRLRRSFEKNYLDPKAYEMIFEGYGRLSRHLLLSFLYRVKSRASLSGPRK, from the coding sequence ATGTTAGAAGGATATGAATTCGTTTGCGGGGACGGCAAATCCGGGTTGCTTCGCGGGGAATTTGCCGGTCTTGTGAAAGACGCTTTGCTCTCAGGGACCGGCACAGCTCCTGACAATGCGTCGGGACGGGGTACCGTTTACAGGTTCCCTTTACCCCGGGGCTCGGCCCTGGTGCGCGAGTACCGTCGGGGAGGCCTGCTGCGGTACGTGAACCGTGACGCCTATTTGACAAACCGGCCCCTGGCGGAGCTGCGCATCGTCGATTACCTTTGGAGGCAAGATTTTCCGGTGCCGGAGCCGTTGGGCATATGCTGGTGGCGCCGCTGCGGCCTGTTGCGAGGCCGTATCGCAACAATGGCCCTGGATGCGCTTCACCTCCAGGACTGCTTATTGACGGGTTCGGAACCGTCCTCTGCTACATTGAAGAAAATCGGCGAGACCATCCGCCGGATGCACGATTTAGGCGTATGGCACGCAGATCTCCAAGTCCGAAACATCTTGGTCTCAGGGGGCAGACCTTTCCTTATCGACTTCGATAAAGCCAGAAAAACCAAGCACTTATCGTCGTATGCCCGCGCGGCAAACTTGTTTCGGCTGCGGCGTTCGTTCGAGAAGAACTATCTCGACCCCAAGGCGTATGAGATGATCTTTGAAGGATATGGCCGACTTTCACGCCATCTCTTGCTCTCGTTCCTGTACCGAGTGAAATCGAGGGCGTCCCTCTCTGGACCCAGGAAATAG
- a CDS encoding serine/threonine-protein kinase — translation MRHEPPDRYKLYHFRIDLLLGRGGTGVVYRAIDTKTGNIVAVKLFHANFFRNNLHLRELAKSVKRFKKFEHSNVVQIYDLVSGDEGHCLVEEYVDGPDLRWYIENRPWNLQERMVVVAQMCNGLQYIHDQGFIHHDMKPANVLFTRKGIAKLTDYSLARERLFTLLDTGLKEQVTPMYVAPEIIRGERATSRSDIYSLGATFYLIFTGKVPFRVDNLQRLYECHLQTMPDHPSDANPRCPRDLGDIIMRMMSKEPEKRFENCDELRIRMSAIGRSRI, via the coding sequence TTGCGTCACGAACCCCCGGATAGATACAAACTGTATCATTTTCGGATCGACCTCCTGCTGGGACGCGGAGGCACCGGCGTAGTCTATCGCGCCATCGATACGAAAACAGGCAACATCGTGGCGGTCAAACTGTTTCACGCCAATTTCTTTCGCAACAATCTCCACCTCCGCGAATTGGCCAAGAGCGTCAAACGCTTCAAGAAGTTTGAACACAGCAACGTCGTCCAGATATACGACCTGGTTTCCGGAGACGAGGGGCATTGTCTGGTCGAAGAATACGTGGACGGGCCGGACCTCAGGTGGTACATCGAAAACCGGCCGTGGAACCTCCAGGAACGCATGGTGGTCGTCGCGCAGATGTGCAATGGCCTGCAATACATTCACGACCAGGGGTTCATCCACCACGACATGAAGCCGGCAAACGTCTTGTTCACTCGCAAGGGTATTGCCAAGCTGACAGATTACTCGCTGGCGCGCGAAAGGCTGTTTACCCTGTTGGACACCGGGTTGAAGGAACAAGTGACGCCAATGTACGTCGCGCCGGAAATCATCCGAGGCGAACGCGCTACGTCGCGGAGCGATATTTATTCGTTGGGCGCCACTTTCTACTTGATATTTACGGGAAAGGTGCCTTTCCGAGTCGACAATCTGCAGCGGCTTTACGAGTGCCATCTTCAGACCATGCCGGACCACCCTTCGGACGCCAATCCGAGATGCCCCAGAGATTTAGGGGATATCATCATGCGGATGATGAGCAAGGAGCCGGAAAAACGTTTCGAGAACTGCGACGAACTGAGAATACGCATGTCCGCCATCGGACGAAGCCGCATCTGA
- the rsfS gene encoding ribosome silencing factor has translation MAKLVRKSKSTEPDFLPNTLRIAECAAKHKARDIRAYDLRGLTVMADVFVICSASSEPQVKAIYNSIRMGMKEIGILPRGAEGDAGAGWLLIDFGNIIVHVFREKAREFYDLDGLWGDAPEINLAFDV, from the coding sequence TTGGCGAAACTCGTTCGCAAATCCAAATCAACCGAGCCGGACTTCCTTCCCAACACCCTGCGCATCGCTGAATGCGCCGCGAAGCACAAGGCCCGCGATATCAGGGCCTACGATTTACGCGGCCTTACAGTAATGGCGGATGTTTTCGTTATTTGCAGCGCTTCCAGCGAGCCGCAGGTCAAAGCAATCTACAATTCCATTCGCATGGGCATGAAGGAAATCGGCATACTGCCCCGGGGAGCCGAAGGCGATGCAGGGGCGGGCTGGCTTCTAATTGACTTTGGCAATATCATCGTGCACGTCTTTCGTGAAAAGGCGCGGGAATTCTATGATCTGGACGGCCTCTGGGGCGACGCCCCCGAAATCAACCTTGCATTTGACGTATAG
- the gatB gene encoding Asp-tRNA(Asn)/Glu-tRNA(Gln) amidotransferase subunit GatB, whose translation MEYEAVIGMEVHVELNTASKMFCSCSTRFHAPPNTNVCPICLGMPGVLPVMNKRAVEFAVAAGLALNCTIARWSKMDRKNYFYPDLAKNYQISQYDLPLCHDGCIQITVNGETKRIGITRAHLEEDTARNTHTLGGGVSGIDFNRSGVPLLEIVTEPDISSADEAFAYLTQLKRILQYLEVSDCNMEEGSLRAEANVSIRPAGAKEFGVKTEVKNVASFSGVQKAIEFEIARQRQLLDEGGTILQETRGWDADRGITVSQRSKESAHDYRYFPEPDLVPLAVDEAWEAKIRETLPELPRARWTRLQEEYGLSAYDADVLTASRGMADYFEITVKAGAAAKPAANWIMGDLQALLVKTGVAIETCKVSSGELAAMIRLIDDGTISGKIAKDVLLEMFETGKSAKSIVEARGLVQISDENELTKVVASVVAANPGPVDDFRNGKEKALGFLVGQVMKATKGKANPKLVNDILMKALER comes from the coding sequence ATGGAATATGAAGCAGTAATCGGGATGGAAGTCCACGTCGAGCTGAACACCGCATCCAAGATGTTTTGCAGCTGCAGCACACGGTTCCATGCGCCGCCGAACACGAATGTCTGCCCCATATGCCTGGGCATGCCGGGCGTGCTGCCGGTCATGAACAAGCGGGCAGTAGAATTTGCCGTGGCGGCAGGACTCGCGCTGAATTGCACCATCGCGCGCTGGTCAAAAATGGACCGCAAGAATTACTTCTACCCGGACCTTGCGAAGAATTACCAGATCAGCCAGTACGATCTGCCGTTGTGCCATGACGGATGCATCCAGATTACCGTCAACGGCGAAACAAAGCGGATCGGCATCACACGGGCGCATCTCGAGGAAGATACCGCTCGGAATACCCACACGCTGGGTGGCGGCGTAAGCGGCATCGACTTCAACCGCAGCGGCGTTCCCTTGCTCGAGATCGTCACCGAGCCCGATATTTCGAGCGCGGACGAGGCGTTCGCCTACCTCACCCAACTCAAACGCATCCTGCAGTACCTCGAAGTCAGCGACTGCAACATGGAAGAAGGGTCGCTGCGCGCTGAAGCCAACGTCAGCATCCGGCCAGCCGGCGCAAAGGAGTTCGGCGTCAAGACAGAGGTCAAGAACGTGGCCTCGTTCAGCGGCGTGCAGAAGGCCATCGAATTTGAAATCGCGCGCCAGCGGCAGCTCCTCGACGAAGGTGGAACCATTCTGCAGGAGACCCGGGGATGGGATGCAGACCGCGGAATCACGGTTTCGCAACGCAGCAAAGAATCGGCTCATGATTACCGCTATTTCCCCGAGCCCGACCTCGTGCCTTTGGCCGTTGACGAAGCATGGGAAGCCAAGATCCGCGAGACCCTTCCCGAACTGCCCCGCGCCCGCTGGACGCGTCTTCAGGAAGAGTACGGGTTGTCGGCCTATGACGCCGATGTCTTGACCGCGTCACGCGGCATGGCTGACTATTTCGAGATCACCGTGAAGGCCGGCGCTGCAGCAAAACCCGCCGCGAACTGGATTATGGGCGATTTGCAGGCTTTGCTCGTCAAGACCGGCGTCGCCATCGAAACATGCAAGGTCTCCAGCGGTGAACTGGCAGCGATGATTCGTTTGATCGATGATGGTACAATCAGCGGCAAGATCGCCAAAGATGTGCTGCTGGAGATGTTCGAAACGGGCAAGAGCGCAAAAAGCATCGTGGAAGCAAGAGGGTTGGTACAAATCAGTGACGAGAACGAACTGACGAAAGTCGTCGCGAGCGTGGTCGCCGCCAATCCCGGGCCGGTTGACGATTTCAGGAACGGAAAAGAAAAGGCGCTGGGTTTTCTGGTGGGCCAGGTGATGAAGGCCACAAAAGGCAAAGCCAATCCCAAATTGGTAAACGACATCCTCATGAAGGCATTGGAACGGTAA